Within Theileria orientalis strain Shintoku DNA, chromosome 4, complete genome, the genomic segment TAAAACTATCAAATCATTGCTAAAATTAATAGCTATTTCATCCGGCTCATAGAAGCTAACAGCACCTGGGTAAAAGCCTCCTTTTTTAACCTTCCACACGGTCGATCCTTGGGCCCTAACCTCAGTACACTTTACAccttttttaaatatataatgtgttTCGTTTTCACCAACCCTTCTGAAGTTGTATTTGGTGGCATCATTGGGTCCAGTGCTACCCTCTGTAACAATTTCTAGACCTCTAGGCTCGctttgtaaaattaaatctgtTATTTCATTTTGGCCGCCTGGATATGTATTACCTACACAAACAactatattttgtttatttcgagataagaaataaaaaattataaaaataaacttaaaaGGTAGGTTCATACATGATTAAATCATAAACATACTGGAAATCCATGTAAGATTCCATAACCATGGGGTTATTTATAACggtatttaattaaacaaataccattatttaataaatggcAATAAACTTACGAGAGTTATTTGGGATACAGATTCAGAGATGGATTCTGTAACATTTAGGCATAATAACAGCCAGATGTGTGAGTAATTTCaagttacacattagaTCTATAAATTGGTCGGTGTGTGTTttcacttacacattttgcCCAAATTTGGATACAACAGTagttacaattatttaaacttgaTCCACCAGTTATATAATGGTTTAATGCCTATATTAATTAGCATACGACATTTACAACTATTCTTGTGCAATGATTCAACATAAATTGTAGCTATTTATGgtaatatgtaaaatacattttaataaaattacctaaaactacatttaaaCCACGATACGTTATATGATTCCtcttttaatttccttAGAAGCCTCCGTCTTCAGACGATAAACCAACATTAGGTGTGTCTTTAAACCATCATCCTCTACTAGGGTTGAAATGTTTCGAGGTGATATATTGTGTTGGTCAATAATCCACAAGGAATATATAATCTGGATGTTGTTAAGATGTATGTTAGCGGTGTTCAAATTGGTCTTGGTCATTATCGGTAGTTGTGTCTGGCGTTTGATTGGACTCAGGTATAGATTGTGAAACTGTGTCCTGGCCAGTGACCATAGAACCCGCGTCAGGCTTCTTTGTTGCTGTAGCTTCAGAGGCACCTTCAACTTGTTTCTTAGGTTGACTAGGAACCAGTTTACGTTTAATAAGCTCAaaatcttcttcctcgtctTCAGAATCAACAAAATCTAAGTCCACCCTTAAAGACCCTGTCGATCCAGGTTGGGCTGATGCCGCCTTGGCTGTGAGCGCAGAGGTAGAAATGGTACGGGGCTGAGCTCGTTGGGCAACCGCACCAGCTCTTTGGATTTGTGCCGTTACAGGTGAAGATACAGGTTCATTATCCTCATCGTCTTTGGGCAACTTGACGTCTGAGAATTCAACTCCATCTGGCGTAGTGCCTTTAGTCTGAGGAGGGTTAGATTCATCGTCGGAGGGAACTTTACCTTCAGCAATCAAACCCATGATCGGTGTGGTCTGACCAACATTACGATCGtgttcctgaagaaggCAGAAATCTACATCTTCACCTTCATCGTGGTCTAGGGAAAGTTGGATGTCTACACTAGCTTCTTTCTGAGCAGTTCCATCTTTAGTTAGAGCCGCGGCTTGAGAAGTTGACTGTTGTAATTGGTCCATAGTCAAAACTGCAGCTTGAGCTTCTTGGCCTTCCTGTGTTGGCTTGCCAGGCCcaggagctggagctgctTCGGTGACTGGGGTAAATTGAGCCTGTGGAGTGGAACCATCCGCATTAAAGGTAAACTCCTTTCCGTCAAGTACAACAGTGATTGTAGTGTCCTCCACAAACACCACATGTTTAGGGAAATTGGTTCCGTCTCTACTCTTGTTGTAAGACCATATCACAATATCCTTATGCCTCACCTCAGAACACTTAACATTGTCCTTAAACTTAAATGTAAACTCATTAGATACAGGTGTATCCTTCAACTCATATTGTGTCGGGTTAATCTCTAAGTCGTTTAAGTTTTCTATTGGGTCGTAAgcataaaatttaatgtacagAGGTCTACCAGGCCAATTTTCATCAGACTGCTTCTCgaatataaatagattCGTCGCAAATACAAAAATCCTATTTTGGTGTCTGTAGGAAATCCATGAAGCATATGGGTCTTTGTGTAAAGTGATGTCGTGGTACCAAACTTGAGTGGTGTTATATGCCAGAAAATTACATTTAACTTCAGGCTTAAACTGGTAATTAAACACGTTATCTTCTGGCTTAACAACCATGTATTTGTCTTGATCGAGCTCTATGACCTTGGTGGTATCGCTAGGATAGGGTTCATACAACTTAATTTCTGGCGGGTATTCTGATTTATCCAAAAATGCAGTTTCAGGTGTGGGAGCCGGTTTAACGCCTGTTTCCTTTTGAGGTGAAACAACGGCCATAGTATCTTGTGAAGGTGGCTGGACGTCCGTTGGTCTAGAAACCTGTAAGCTGGCCAAGTTAGGATTGGGGACAATGACGTAGTTAGGGTCCGCTTCatcgtcgtcgtcctcctcaTTAGCTCCATAAAAGAACACTCTCAACCTGGGACTTCCATCACTACTGTCTATTAAAACTTTTCTGGAATAGAGTGTTTCTTCTTCCGGCTTTGAGGGATCAGGTACAGGAGGCCAAACCACCCTACCATTGTTCCATAcctttgtaaataaaaattcgGGCTTACAAATAAACTTTTGGCGATGCAAAACTGGATTTCTTTTATAGACAAATGCTTTAGTCGAATGTTTGATTCCAATGTCAAGTTGAACTAGGAATACATTATCCTCAGGTTCTAGTGTGAACAAAACTTCAGACTGTTTACCATCAGAGTGATGAATAATAGCCTTGTGTTTATCAACAAATTCCTCAGTTCCGTCTTCCTTGGTAACCTTATAAGGCGCAGAATCATATACATCTACCTTATTTGCGTATAGTGCCCGATTTAGAGTGTGCCACAAGACCTCCTTGTATTGTCTTACCagcttaaatttaaaacctTCCCGTGGGATATACGTATCAACATTATTTGCTTTagtgtatttaaataaatccGTACTCATTTTAGAATTAATGTTCAGAATAACAGATTGATCCCCTAAAGGTGGTGGCTTTGATAGCCTTTCGGTCAAGTTTTTCAAATAATCAAAGCGAGATTTCAATTCAGTAAAATCTgcacaatattttacaagcAAGTCAACGAGTTGTTCTTTAGTCAAATTTTCCGGATCTATAATTACAGGTTCTTGGGTCACTTGTAAAGGGTGCTCAGGTGGCGAGGTTTGCGATGTCCCTGATTGAGCTTGGCCAGGTTGCGATAATTGCGATGTTACTGGTTGAAAGGCTTGATTTGGTTGAGGATATGTCGCCTGCGATGAGGAATCGTTCCATTCAGGCGAAAGTGACAAAACAATCATACCTGGTTTTTGCTCTTCATTAGGTGCAATCTGGGCCGCGGTATCCGCGGATTCCACTAGATTACTGCGATATAAAGCCAAAAAAATTACAAGTATCCATATTGGTGTGTTAAATCCATGGAAACCCATATAAAAGTTCCAGGAGTTGAATTCGGGGCAACCCCTGGAAAGACTATATGAATCAAATCAAATATGAGTGAGTAAAACTTATAAAACGGTTATATGACGTGTATTTTAACCGTAAGTATTCTATTGTACATAAACTAGCCATAATCGGAGAAAAACGAAAACTTAGGCAACAGGAAGGAGCGGGATCCAGGGCTGGGGGTGAAGAGTTGCcataaaatagtatataatttagataaaatattagtgcATGCTATGCTCCGGTATATTCTGGAGCTCAATGCTAGAGTAGGATATAAAACTGTTCAGAATCCTAACTAATCATTTACTATCTTTAAAAACTGACCATTGAGTTTCTGGAGTTCATTACCTAAGAAAATTTCCAACTTTCACGGCATAGGCCtattatcaatatatatataaatgtatttatttatcaggGGCTCACTAGATTTAAGCTATGTGCCAGAgatggataaaaataaccCACATTCCTGCTGGCTCTAATGTTGCCTTATTTGAGACCTTAACGTTTAATAAGCCCCTATATCTGTTGCAATTTTTTCAAGTATACTATTCAAAGCAATGTGCTTAACTAGAGcttctaaatttaaaatgtaaacatCTGGTGGTCTCTATTCACTTCGTGGCTTAGTCTCGTTAGCAATTATTCATACAATAACCATCTATGTCAGTAATACAAACAGTAACTTAATTACCAGTAGTCTCGCAGAAGCCACAGAAGTTATAATAACTTATTGCTGAACACTAGTTGGGTCTGTGTTTTTTATGTGTCGCTGCTATACCTGCCAACAGAACCCCTAAGTACATTGGGTttaaactaatttatatcaattatGTTaccaaattattaattacaCATCCCATCTGATTATTGAACTGTCTAATCTCGAACGATatcttaatttaaaaattttaataaaatttaagaaTCATTTACTGAAACAACctatttacataaaataaacgaACAACATACATTTTTTGATGAAATAGAGATATTATTCTATCTTAATACACagatattattattaacagGATTATATAGAGCTcgttatatgtatatatatgtataaattgCCCacaaaaatgaaatacGTTCGATAATCAGCTTAAAATGGACACTCTAGGACGTTCTAGCGACAAAATGTTAATCTAAATCATCAATATTTGACTCGTGTGAAGTATACGTGTTATATTGAACAAAGGCATGTTGTTGCATGGGGGCAACAAGTAATTAAGACGAAATCATGTTTTCAAAGGctcttttttaattaattattggTACGAATTGCttctataaaatatttcTCACGAATAGGGCTCTTTGAAAGAAGTGTATAGGGCATTTATCCTAATCTACTGCTGTCCATGGATTTTCAATGTCCAATTTCTTGTAAACACtagattaatatttttgtatatttttataataatcacatttttattatatgaTATTTTCGATACGATGTGTAAGTTAAGAAGTGATATAAACCAGATTTTATGTGGATTCCATTATAGGGCGAATATCCTTCCGCTAGCTTAccttgtttaatttttactcaATATCAATTATACAACTTCTCCGGCTTTAAAATGATGTTTTATGCGACATATGTTAACTTTAGACAAATGTATgtgtttacatttttttctaGGTTCACATTTCATCGGGCCCACAATGTAACTTTctaaatgtatttatctaAATATTTGCACCTACAGACCATGGATGGTGGTAACTAAAGTGTACatataagtgtgtattaaattataatgtaaCTGGGCGGTACAGGCCCGTGCAAGTCACATTACAGAGTGTGTGTTTCGTGAGTTTCGCAGTTTCAAACGGCTTTAGTACATCGTGGGTTAAACAAGTTTAATTTCGGTCAGTGTGAGACCTTCAGGGATACCGTATTAGGCAAAGTACAACAATGTTACAACATGGTACCAGGCGAATATGCctacaataatatacattttaattgcgatatatatatatcataACGCACTCTCAGTGTGTATAACGACTGCGAATGATATACCCGTTTAAACCCTTATAACCCTAAACTCCGAACCTATCATTTAGTTGAAAAGCTTTCAATCTCAGTTCCGAAATTAATTCGAACCCTTTTCCTCTTACTATCATACTTCATCGAAGCAGGATATTTAGCGTTGGCATCGCTACTATCATATTTCCAAACCTGTTTTCCATTAAATTGAACTTCGACACAATTATTTCCGTTCTTAATAGTATACTCAGTGGTATTAGCATCTCTTACTGTGACAACGTACTTAGTCGCATCATGATCAGTAGCATCTATAACGAGAGTGAAATCCTGACCTACATCAGCAGAATCGACGTCAGCTGTTTTATCTTCAGTGGCACCTGAAGGTGGTTGTGAAGCTACTTCTGGAGCTGTTTCTTTCATCTCAAGTGCAGAAGCACGTGGCTCTGATGGTTGTCGTACTGGCTTAGATTCTTCATGCGGCTTGGCTATTTCTTCTTTAGGATCAGGTGGCGCGGATTGATCTGGAATTGTCGTCGGTTGTGCCGGTAATTGTTCGGGCACAGTAACAGGAACTGGCTCAGCTTCCTCTGATGGTTGTGCAGGTTCAGCAACTGGTTTAGTTTCTTCTTTTGGCTGTTCTGTTAGTGTCGTCGGTTGACCAGTTACCTCTGGTACAGTCGTAGATGGTTGGCCGGCTACCTCAGGAACAGTGGCAGTTATTTCGACTTGTGGCTGAGAAGTTACCTCTGGAACAGAAGCAGTTACACCTGGGTCAGTAACAGGTAGCTGGTCTTGCGGCTGTCCTGACGTATCGGCCTCTTTAGCCGGCTCTGAAGAATCGTCAACCTTAACAGGTTCCTCAGACATAGTAGAGTCTGGTTGTTGTGATTCTTTAGGTGGTTCCTCAGACTTGGAAGCGTCTGGTTGTTGTGATTCTTGTGCTTGTTTAGCAGGTTGTGCTTGTTTAGCAGCCTTTGACGTATCGGCCTCGGTGTACACCCAGTTTCCATTCTCCTTTTCAAACGTTATCTCAAAGCCTTCGAATTTGAGAACCAGGACGTTGCTTGACTGGTTGTAATCCAGTGTCTTGGGGTATAAGCCGCCACGTTTACTGGAATCGTACTGCCACATCAAAACGTTTTCGAACGTCAGCTTGGTGCAGTTGGCGGAGTCACCAATGGTGAAAGTGGTGATATCGCCATTCTGAGTCACACTGTAGGCATTGGTGGCGAGTTCAACAAACTTGGTGTTGTCGTTGGGATCTGTTGTGTACAGCTTAGGGTTCGACTGCTGGGCAGGTGTAGTGGGAGTGTGAGTAGGAGCAGCTTCGGATTTTTTAGTTGGTTCCTCAGTCTTAGAAGCGTCTGGTTGTTGTGATTCTTTAGGCTGTTCAGACTTGGTTTCATCAGCTTGTTGTTCTGATTTTTTAGTTTGTTGTTCTGATTCTTTAACCGGTTCCTCAGTCTTAGAAGCGTCTGGTTGTTGTGATTCTTTAACCGGTTCCTCAGTCTTAGAAGCGTCTGGTTGTTGTGATTCTTTAGTTTGTTGTTCTAATTCTTCTTTAGCTTCAGAAATTACAGAAACAGATGTTGGTTGAGAGTCAGTAGCTGAAGTTAATGTAACACTAGATGTTTGATCCTGAGTAGCTGAAGTCAAAACAGGTGTTGTATCTTGATCAGTTGATTCAGATtcatcagctcctccagttACAGTAGGCTCAGCTTCTTTAAGTGGTTCTTCAGATTCACCAACACTTAGTTGTGAATCGGCAGTTTCTGATTCAGATGACTCAGGAAGAGATATGGAAGGATCAGAGGATGAACTAACTAAATCGGATTGTGTAAGATCAGTAGTATCAGCAGAAACTGACTCTATGGGTGATTTACTGGAATCCTCTGTATCAGAAGGTGTATCTAATTCTGCTTGACCTGATACTTGGCCCACATCTAAATAACCCAAATCAGTATCTGCATGATCAACTGTTTCCGTTATTTCAGATGCCACACCAGATTCTTCTGTATCAGAGACTAAAGTTGCCTCTGTTTCTTTATCCGGAAGTTTCTCTTGTTCAAGAGTCAATTCTGAATCTAATGGAGtaacttcttcagcttttaaaattggttCCTCAAGAGTTGACAGTGTTACAGGTTGTATTTCTTTATCAACAGGCGACATTGATATTTCAGAGGGATCAGTCTGAGTTGTAGTATATTCAGTAACAGGTTCCTGATCTTTTGATTCAATTTCTTGTTGCTGATCTAGATCCTGTTGCTCCAGTTGATCGTGTTCTTCCTGAGTAAATGGTGAGCTTAACTCTGGAACAGAAACAGGTTCAGATTCTTTAACTGTTTCTTCGTATTCTTTAGACTCCGTTACAAGTACTGATACCCGTTGAGCTTCAGTAGACTCTTCATATATGGTTCCTTCCTCAGGTTCTTCAAAAACGGTATCGTCTTTAGATTCGAATTCACCTTCGGAAGTGTCTTTTGCATCCACTTCAGCTTCGGGTTGTTGTGTTGCAGGCACAGTATCTTGAGTGACATAGGCATCTTCACTAATCGATGCTGAATCTTGATCTACTGGAGATTCAGACCTGTAAGAGTCAGGTTGTTGTTCGGGCACTGAAACAGGTTGAGGCTCACACTCTTGTTTATATTCGGAGGACACTTGAGATACAGATGTTTCTGGTTCAGGCTTAGTGGGTTCTTCAGATACAGGTGGTGCTGTTTGAGGTTCAGTAGTCTCCTCAGTAACGGATACAGGTTCTGTTACAGGTTGAAGTACAGATACCTGTACAATCTGTGATTCCGCAGGTTCTTTAATCTCAGGTACCGATTCGGGTGCAGTCTCAGGTTGTGCTGGATGAATTACAGGTGTTTCGGTCTCTGCCTTATCCACATCGTCTGTTTTTGTCAGATCATCAGACACAGGTGCTGGTGTATGTTCAGTTGAAGGCAATGAAGACTCCTCTGGTTTGCTGAAATCCTCAACATCAGAGCTTTGAACTGTTTTCTGTTCAGGTAAACTGGAAATAACAGATTCGGCAGATGGCTGAATAGATTGTTCTTCAGGCATAAGTGATTCAATCGGTTTACTCTCGGCTATTTCAGAGGACTCATCTTGTTTCACAGGTTCAGAAATTAAAAGAGAGATTAGTTCGTCATAATTATCAATCTTTTCCTCAACTGAATCACCTGGGATAATCTCATTTTCAACTTTACCGGAACTAATAGACTCAATGTCAGCTGTATCAATACGGAATGAAGTGCCGTCACTTGTGTAGGAGTCAGTGCCTGATTCAGTAGATTCATACGATTCGCGCCTTCCTGTACTAATACTGGCTAAACCATCAACTTTATCACTTACGACTCTCTCCTCATTCAAAGCTGTAGAATCAGTGATTTCGGACTCGGAAGGAGTTGAAGAACTGGACTCACCTTCAACAGGAGTCTTAATTTCAAATTCTGGCTGCAATGGAACTATCAGTGGAACTGAAACAACGGGTGTAGTTTCTTCTGTGCCTATACCTCTCAGGTTGCTGGAAGCATCTTCGGTCATACTTGGTTGAGCCACAGGTGGTTCGGGACTGATCAGTTGAGGTGTTTGTGGTACAACAGGTTCGGAAATGGCTGTTTCAACTTTGGTGGGTTCAGATTCGGTTGGCTGAGGCTCGGATGGCTGAGTCTTTGGAGGCTCAGTCTTAATTGGTTTGGGTTGGGCAGCTTTAGGTTGAGCAACTTTAGTTTCTTCCTTAGAAGCTTCAGCGGAAGGAAACTCCATAGGGTGTGCAGCTTTAGGGAGAGACTGTATATTCTCCTTGGGCTGAGCAGGTTTAGGAACTGCTGATTTGGGTGCCTCTGGAACTTGTTTAGGTAAAGCAACCTTAGGTACCGGGGTTTCTGCCTGCTTcgaagctggagctgcGGCTTCAGAAACAGGAAGGACTGCTTCTTTAGCCTGAGCTGCAACATGCTCGTGATCAGGGGAAGCTGGCGTTTTAAGGCCTGAAGCTAGAGGAGTAGGAGCTGCTTTAGCTTCAGAAGGCTTCTGCTGAGGCTCTTTAAGCTCTTCTGAAGGAGTCTGTAAAACGTGGGAAGGTTTAGGTCCTTCCTTGGGAGCTTCTTTGGAAGTTACATTGGGCTGAGATTCTTTTGCTTCCTTAGGCTGAACTGGTACTGTCACTGTCACTTGTGCGTCTTGCGCTCTAGGAACTACAATAGGTGGAACTGAGTCTTGTACCACAGGCACAGAAACCTGTATAACAGGCTTCTCCGGCTGTGTAAACGTCGTGGCTGTTTGTGGCTCTAGGGCGCTCACAGGCTTCTCAGTAACCACACTAAAACTTGCAACGGGTGTTAAATCTTCAGTAGAACTATATGCATTTCTTCTCATAGTAACGTCAGTAGAACAGGCTACATTTCTAATAGAACGTTCGGTAGAACTGAATGCGTTTTTTCTAGATACAACTTCAGTGGAACTGGATGCATCCTTCCTAACAGAAACGTCGGTAGAGCTAGCCGCATTTCTAATAGAACGTTCAGTAGAACTAGAGGCATCCTTCCTAAAAGCGATGTCAGTAGCGCAAGAGACATCTCTTTTGGATGATACTTCAGTGGAAGAGGCAACGTCTTTTCGAGAAGGAACTTCAGTATAACTAGAGGCATCACTTCTGCAAGGTGTTTCAGTAGCACTAGAGGCATCTTTCCTGTTAGGTGGTTCAGTAGAACTAGCTACATTTTTTCTGATGGAAAATTCAGTGCAAACGGCGGCATCTTTTCTGGCTAAAACTTCGGTAGCACTAGAAGTATTTCTTTTGGGTGAAATTTCAGTGAAAACACAGGCATCTCTTTTGGAAGTAGCATCAGTAGCACTAGAGGTATCTCTTTTGGAAGTAACATCAGTAGTACTAGAAGTATCTCTTTTGGGTGATATTTCAGTGAAAACACCGGCATCTCTTTTAAGAGTAACATCAGTAGCACTAGAGGTATCTCTTTTGGAAGTAACATCAGTAGCACTAGAGGCATCTCTTTTGGGTGATACTTCAATAGAGCTGGATGCATCTTTTCTGACTGAAACTTCAGTACAGCTGGATGCATCTTTTCTGAAGGAGATGTCAGTGGAAACACCAGCATCTCTTTTGGAAGTAGCATCAGTAGCACTAGAGGTATCTCTTTTGGAAGTAACATCAGTAGCACTAGAGGCATCTCTTTTGGGTGATACTTCAATAGAGCTGGATGCATCTTTTCTGACTGAAACTTCAGTACAGCTGGATGCATCTTTTCTGAAGGAGATGTCAGTGGAAACACCAGCATCTCTTTGGGTAGTAGGATCAGTAGCACTAGAAGCATCATTTCTGGCAAAAACATCAGTAGAACAGGATGCATCATTCTTGGACGACTGAGATGTAGAACTAGCTGATTTATCACAATCGGCCGGAGAAGCGCAAGCGTTTGCAATAAGATCATCCAACGTTCTTAGCTTTTCTTTCTGTTCATTTAAACCAATTAGCCTATTAAGCTTTAAAATCTCAAACTCATGGTTGGCAACCAACTGCTGCAAGTTTTTGAGCTCATTGCAACTTAAATCTAATAATCTGCGATATTCTGAACTGGCTGGATTTGTAAACTCTGGGAGTTTAAATCCACCAGGCATAAAACTCGGGGGTGTTGTGTCCGTGGGAGTAGAACCTTGAGAAACATAATGTGCTGAAGTAGGTTCTGGATTAGGTTCCGGACTAGGTTCTGCGGGTTTAGGGTCAGGGGGTCTCGAGTCTACGTGACTAGACTCGGCGGGGATTGAGTTCGTGCCCTGCTGTGTTCTAGATGGAGCGGCCTCGCCGgattttacaaaaatgttACCATTGTAagatattataaatattaaaaagcATATTATGATGACCTGGAATATCACAAAACATATAATACCTACAATGATGGTCATATATCGACCTCTCCTAGCCAGgcattaaaataaaaaaaaattttacattCTGCCTGGCCATTTATACAGGACTAACTCATATAGCACGGATTTAGCTTTCAAATCCCAAAACAAACAAAGTGGAATCCACCTGTTTCGGATGGGGATGCATATGGGCTCagttttaaattgttaTCAGTATAAATGGTATACACAATTTTCACGAGCCTACAAATTATAAGAAcctaaaaaatattttagctTTTCAATTTGAGTTGGCCAaatcttttatttaattgcATTCATTTTTTCCGTTTCCGCCTTTTGATCTTCCAGTCCCGTAATCCCGGATTCCGTAAACAGATAGTCGCTTTAATTCGCCTCCTCGCTTTAAAATACACCCAGC encodes:
- a CDS encoding uncharacterized protein (protein of unknown function DUF529 repeat containing protein); translation: MGFHGFNTPIWILVIFLALYRSNLVESADTAAQIAPNEEQKPGMIVLSLSPEWNDSSSQATYPQPNQAFQPVTSQLSQPGQAQSGTSQTSPPEHPLQVTQEPVIIDPENLTKEQLVDLLVKYCADFTELKSRFDYLKNLTERLSKPPPLGDQSVILNINSKMSTDLFKYTKANNVDTYIPREGFKFKLVRQYKEVLWHTLNRALYANKVDVYDSAPYKVTKEDGTEEFVDKHKAIIHHSDGKQSEVLFTLEPEDNVFLVQLDIGIKHSTKAFVYKRNPVLHRQKFICKPEFLFTKVWNNGRVVWPPVPDPSKPEEETLYSRKVLIDSSDGSPRLRVFFYGANEEDDDDEADPNYVIVPNPNLASLQVSRPTDVQPPSQDTMAVVSPQKETGVKPAPTPETAFLDKSEYPPEIKLYEPYPSDTTKVIELDQDKYMVVKPEDNVFNYQFKPEVKCNFLAYNTTQVWYHDITLHKDPYASWISYRHQNRIFVFATNLFIFEKQSDENWPGRPLYIKFYAYDPIENLNDLEINPTQYELKDTPVSNEFTFKFKDNVKCSEVRHKDIVIWSYNKSRDGTNFPKHVVFVEDTTITVVLDGKEFTFNADGSTPQAQFTPVTEAAPAPGPGKPTQEGQEAQAAVLTMDQLQQSTSQAAALTKDGTAQKEASVDIQLSLDHDEGEDVDFCLLQEHDRNVGQTTPIMGLIAEGKVPSDDESNPPQTKGTTPDGVEFSDVKLPKDDEDNEPVSSPVTAQIQRAGAVAQRAQPRTISTSALTAKAASAQPGSTGSLRVDLDFVDSEDEEEDFELIKRKLVPSQPKKQVEGASEATATKKPDAGSMVTGQDTVSQSIPESNQTPDTTTDNDQDQFEHR